A genomic window from Methanovulcanius yangii includes:
- a CDS encoding pyridoxamine 5'-phosphate oxidase family protein translates to MEIVKIPHMEKEEYDALIRDGYISRIAFQGEKYPYIAPFMYVFDGNFLYFLSTKYGRKNNLFSKSPYVSVEVERFSQDMSCYNFVTMQGRLVQEEDAITKKKVRNMFIDMIRTHKLSNNVLAALGHSPAEPVESIADEERSNIWKLTGVTDIVALKNL, encoded by the coding sequence ATGGAGATTGTAAAGATTCCGCACATGGAAAAAGAAGAATATGATGCCCTGATTCGCGATGGATATATTTCCCGGATTGCATTTCAGGGGGAGAAATATCCCTATATCGCACCGTTCATGTACGTATTTGACGGGAATTTTCTCTATTTCCTCTCAACCAAATACGGGAGAAAAAACAACCTGTTCTCAAAAAGCCCGTACGTATCCGTTGAAGTGGAACGTTTCTCACAGGACATGTCCTGCTACAATTTCGTGACGATGCAGGGAAGACTGGTGCAGGAAGAGGATGCCATAACAAAAAAGAAGGTCCGTAACATGTTTATCGACATGATCCGCACCCACAAACTCTCGAACAATGTCCTTGCAGCCCTCGGGCACAGCCCGGCAGAGCCTGTCGAGTCCATCGCGGATGAAGAGCGATCCAATATCTGGAAGCTGACCGGCGTGACCGACATCGTCGCCCTGAAGAATTTATAG
- a CDS encoding HhH-GPD family protein, protein MPSKKQQGPGQDPEPAFFSLLKKRGPDDRSIALFKTIIWDYYHASARPMPWRETSDPYHIYVSEVMLQQTQVERVRTKYPEFIAAFPDFHSLARAPLEDILRVWQGMGYNRRAKLMKEAAERIVSEFDGVLPADVSTLNTLPGLGPATAASVAAFAYNAPVVFIETNIRRVFIHFFFQGREGVTDAEILPLVRRALDWMNPREWYYALMDYGAMLKRKVINPNLRSTAYKRQSAFEGSARQIRGMILRILLDRGPTKHDALIVEVADEEGRTGAIIRVLVAEGLIGVSGDGMVYIAD, encoded by the coding sequence ATGCCCTCCAAAAAACAGCAGGGTCCGGGCCAAGACCCGGAACCAGCTTTTTTTTCCCTGCTGAAGAAACGGGGGCCGGACGATCGTTCAATCGCCCTCTTCAAGACCATCATCTGGGATTATTATCACGCCTCTGCCCGGCCGATGCCATGGCGGGAGACTTCGGACCCCTATCATATCTATGTATCCGAGGTGATGCTCCAGCAGACACAGGTGGAACGGGTACGGACGAAGTACCCTGAATTTATCGCGGCCTTTCCCGATTTTCACTCTCTGGCCCGTGCCCCGCTGGAGGATATCCTCCGGGTCTGGCAGGGGATGGGATACAACCGGCGGGCAAAACTGATGAAGGAGGCTGCAGAACGAATAGTCTCAGAGTTCGACGGTGTCCTGCCGGCTGATGTTTCGACCCTGAATACGCTCCCCGGCCTCGGTCCCGCGACCGCCGCATCGGTTGCGGCATTTGCCTACAATGCTCCGGTTGTCTTCATCGAGACGAATATCCGGCGGGTCTTCATCCATTTCTTCTTCCAGGGCAGGGAAGGCGTCACCGATGCGGAGATCCTCCCGCTCGTGAGGCGTGCTCTCGACTGGATGAATCCGCGGGAATGGTATTATGCCCTCATGGACTACGGTGCGATGCTGAAGCGAAAGGTAATTAATCCCAATCTTCGCAGCACGGCGTACAAACGCCAGTCTGCCTTCGAGGGGTCTGCCCGGCAGATCCGGGGCATGATCCTCCGCATCCTGCTGGATAGGGGGCCAACGAAACATGACGCCCTCATCGTTGAGGTCGCTGATGAGGAGGGAAGGACGGGGGCGATCATCCGGGTACTGGTGGCCGAAGGGCTTATCGGAGTGAGCGGTGATGGCATGGTGTACATTGCCGACTGA
- a CDS encoding substrate-binding domain-containing protein, with protein MVNKKIVLAALLVIAAVFMCGCTSDGGTDTPTATTVAPTETTPVATPEFLKIATTTSLDNTGLLEDLKDRFEKDHDVTLQIIAAGTGKALEYGERGDVDVLMVHDRAREDLFMDNGYGINRRVFAYNYFMIVGPESDPAGIAGMTPEDAFVTIMEQAQTNPDVVMVSRGDSSGTHAKEKAIWASAGYDYDTEVVGSGEWYVEGGQGMGATLQMANEFQAYTVSDSGTYLAYKGDIDLVPVVDEGDVLLNIYGAMMINPEKYSYVNSEMAKEWINFLITPETQQVIAEFGVEEYGQPLFFPSLGNYEILGVSQEEAESPIP; from the coding sequence ATGGTGAACAAAAAAATCGTGCTTGCAGCACTCCTGGTGATTGCAGCAGTCTTTATGTGCGGGTGTACTTCCGATGGTGGTACGGACACCCCGACGGCGACGACGGTCGCTCCCACGGAGACCACGCCTGTCGCCACCCCCGAGTTTCTGAAGATCGCGACGACGACGAGTCTCGACAACACCGGACTCCTTGAAGATCTCAAGGACCGGTTCGAGAAAGATCATGATGTTACTCTCCAGATCATCGCCGCGGGGACCGGCAAGGCCCTTGAATATGGTGAACGCGGAGACGTCGATGTGCTGATGGTTCATGACCGCGCACGTGAAGACCTCTTCATGGACAACGGTTACGGTATCAACCGCCGGGTCTTTGCCTACAACTACTTCATGATTGTAGGTCCCGAGTCCGATCCTGCGGGCATTGCGGGGATGACTCCTGAAGATGCCTTCGTAACAATCATGGAGCAGGCGCAGACCAATCCTGATGTAGTGATGGTTTCCCGTGGTGACAGCTCCGGAACGCATGCAAAGGAGAAGGCAATCTGGGCAAGTGCCGGCTATGACTATGACACCGAAGTCGTTGGTTCGGGCGAATGGTATGTCGAAGGAGGCCAGGGCATGGGCGCAACCCTGCAGATGGCAAATGAATTCCAGGCATATACTGTCTCCGACTCAGGTACGTACCTCGCGTATAAGGGAGATATCGACCTCGTGCCCGTTGTCGATGAAGGAGACGTTCTCCTGAACATCTACGGTGCGATGATGATCAATCCGGAAAAATACTCCTACGTCAACTCTGAGATGGCAAAGGAATGGATCAACTTCCTGATCACTCCTGAAACACAGCAGGTTATTGCAGAATTTGGTGTCGAGGAATATGGCCAGCCTCTCTTCTTCCCCTCGCTCGGGAACTATGAGATTCTGGGCGTCTCCCAGGAAGAAGCCGAATCGCCCATCCCCTGA
- a CDS encoding putative manganese-dependent inorganic diphosphatase, producing MSTVYIIGHKKPDTDSICSAMGYADYLAMTAPGMYAPARCGEINPETSFALKTFRRSPPEYVESVAPSVSDMPFKYTVSALADTPTIDVADQMIQHDLRNMPLTDDEGRFLGIMSEHGLARTYVTRHTIEPLSFAPIKLETLERILEATIIVPSDDLLEGKVYIAIDALHVTLSRLTERDIAIVGDNEPSQLALISAGIAALIIADGAPVGGRVIQSAREREVAILATDLDAFGVGKMINLSLPARNVMATDVPTVTMDTSIEYAKHAVTDSRYRTACIVGENNTYLGMLSRNTFLEEVQKQVILVDHNEYTQAVDGIETAEIIEIIDHHRIGAMTTLKPIKFLNDPVGSTSTIIAHKFMESGKTPEWSTAGILLSGILSDTMVLRLSTTMPADHEAVTFLADIVDMDPIAYGTELIEKGMDMTGVSIADQLLADMKAYELFGRHVLISQVMVPTFDFCLQNTTDIRREMDKIQHSSLPDLYLAMYTSVFENASMIYAQAKDHLLLEQLGLGEPPVRMEGVMSRKNDFIPKIGSLLKNI from the coding sequence ATGAGTACAGTCTACATTATCGGCCATAAAAAACCGGATACGGACAGTATCTGCAGTGCAATGGGGTATGCGGATTATCTGGCCATGACCGCACCGGGCATGTACGCTCCTGCACGATGCGGCGAGATCAATCCGGAGACGTCCTTCGCCCTGAAGACCTTCCGGCGAAGCCCTCCCGAATATGTTGAGAGTGTGGCGCCCAGTGTCTCCGATATGCCCTTCAAGTATACGGTCAGCGCCCTTGCCGACACGCCAACCATCGATGTAGCCGACCAGATGATCCAGCATGATCTCCGCAATATGCCGCTCACTGACGATGAGGGCCGTTTCCTCGGGATCATGAGTGAGCATGGACTTGCAAGGACATATGTCACCCGGCATACCATCGAACCGCTCTCCTTTGCCCCCATCAAACTTGAGACCCTCGAACGTATTTTGGAAGCCACAATCATCGTCCCGTCCGATGACCTTCTGGAGGGGAAGGTGTACATCGCCATCGATGCCCTCCATGTCACCCTCTCGCGCCTCACCGAACGCGACATCGCCATCGTGGGCGACAACGAACCGTCACAGCTCGCACTGATCTCCGCAGGCATTGCCGCCCTCATCATTGCCGACGGCGCACCGGTCGGCGGCCGCGTCATCCAGAGTGCACGGGAGCGCGAGGTCGCAATCCTTGCTACGGACCTCGATGCCTTCGGCGTTGGAAAGATGATCAATCTCTCGCTCCCTGCCCGCAATGTAATGGCGACCGACGTACCGACGGTAACAATGGATACCTCCATCGAATATGCAAAGCATGCGGTCACCGACTCCCGGTACAGGACGGCCTGCATCGTCGGGGAGAACAATACCTATCTCGGAATGCTCTCCCGCAATACCTTTCTGGAAGAGGTCCAGAAACAGGTCATCCTGGTGGATCACAACGAGTATACCCAGGCGGTGGACGGTATCGAGACCGCCGAGATCATCGAGATCATCGACCACCACAGGATAGGAGCGATGACCACTCTCAAACCGATCAAATTCCTCAACGATCCCGTCGGGTCCACCTCCACCATCATTGCCCACAAATTCATGGAGAGCGGAAAGACACCGGAATGGTCGACGGCGGGCATCCTCCTCTCGGGTATTCTCTCGGACACCATGGTCCTGCGCCTCTCCACCACCATGCCGGCGGATCACGAGGCGGTGACGTTTCTCGCAGATATCGTTGACATGGACCCCATTGCCTACGGGACAGAACTCATCGAAAAAGGGATGGACATGACAGGAGTCTCGATCGCCGATCAGCTCCTCGCGGATATGAAGGCATACGAACTCTTCGGCCGCCATGTTCTCATCTCGCAGGTGATGGTGCCCACCTTTGATTTCTGCCTCCAGAATACCACTGATATCCGCCGGGAGATGGATAAAATTCAGCATTCATCGCTCCCCGACCTCTACCTTGCGATGTATACGAGCGTCTTCGAAAATGCCAGTATGATCTATGCCCAGGCAAAGGATCACCTCCTTCTCGAACAGCTGGGACTTGGGGAACCGCCCGTCAGAATGGAGGGGGTCATGTCAAGAAAGAATGACTTCATACCGAAAATCGGCTCCCTCCTGAAAAATATTTAA
- the carB gene encoding carbamoyl-phosphate synthase large subunit, giving the protein MPRREDLKKVLLIGSGPIQIGQAAEFDFSGSQACRALREEGVEVVLVNSNPATIQTDPEMADVIYVEPIKSDIIAKIIQKEKPQGILSGMGGQTGLNMTAELAEMGALDGVEILGTPLEAIYRGEDREKFRDLMEEIGEPVPRSMILNDMEQIDRALEEVGLPAIIRPAYTLGGAGGGVAHTPEELRRIVEIGLQRSRIHQVLIEESVIGWKEIEFEVMRDAADTCIIICGMENVDAMGIHTGESIVVAPILTLRDDEFQKLRSASLKIIRALDVQGGCNVQLAYKDGDYRVIEVNPRVSRSSALASKATGYPIARVAAKIAIGMRLDEIMNTVTGCTPASFEPAIDYVVVKVPRWPFDKFPNADRTLTTAMKSTGEVMAIGRTLEEAFMKAMRSLDTDINRHTSKSEIRMLLANPTDERFGCIFDAFREGFTVGEVSELTFISPFFLEKMKHIVEMETALVNGPVSDDLIIAAKRFGFSTKEISTLSGVSEEHISGLAPLPSYKMVDTCAAEFPATTPYFYSTWEDETEVVQDTKDKVLILGSGPIRIGQGIEFDYCTVHAVKALREEGVEVHIVNNNPETVSTDYDTSDRLFFEPMQLEDVVNILRSDAYSGVMVQFGGQNSVNLAMPLERAMGEYGLSTKILGTAPNAMDLAEDRDRFSQLLIKLDIPSPANSSAYSEEEAMRIAERIGFPLLVRPSYVLGGRAMELVHDEVELQTYIKEAVRVSREHPVLIDSFLQNAIEIDVDAVCDGDDVLIGGIMEHIEEAGVHSGDSACVIPPQSLAPAIIDTVREYTKKLALGIGVVGLINIQYAVKDGVVYVLEANPRASRTVPFVSKATGMPLAKIAAKAMLGMKIRDLGVSEPQISHVAVKEVLLPFNKLPGVDIVLGPEMKSTGEVMGIDYDFGRAFYKASISADNEIPLEGDVFISVGDAHKDDVIAIARQLRDQGLTIYGTEGTVDRLEEEGITANLVRKVQEGSPNVIDLMRRGELSLIINAPTGKYSRMDHMKIMRAALDYNIPYITTMQAAYAATQAIVSLKKDQITIEPLSHYHR; this is encoded by the coding sequence ATGCCGCGACGAGAGGATCTAAAAAAAGTGCTTCTGATAGGTTCGGGCCCTATTCAGATTGGGCAGGCCGCAGAATTTGACTTTTCCGGGTCGCAGGCATGCCGGGCACTCCGTGAGGAGGGTGTCGAGGTCGTTCTGGTCAATTCCAATCCGGCGACGATCCAGACCGACCCCGAGATGGCCGACGTGATATATGTCGAGCCCATCAAGTCCGACATTATCGCAAAGATCATCCAGAAGGAGAAACCGCAGGGCATTCTCTCCGGCATGGGTGGTCAGACCGGGCTGAATATGACTGCAGAGCTTGCCGAGATGGGCGCACTTGATGGCGTGGAAATTCTGGGCACTCCCCTTGAGGCAATCTACCGTGGGGAAGATCGTGAAAAGTTCCGTGATCTGATGGAGGAGATCGGAGAGCCAGTCCCGCGGAGCATGATCCTCAATGACATGGAGCAGATCGACCGGGCACTTGAGGAGGTCGGACTTCCGGCGATCATCCGTCCTGCCTATACCCTCGGTGGGGCGGGAGGGGGTGTTGCCCATACTCCCGAAGAACTTCGGAGAATCGTCGAGATAGGTCTCCAGCGCTCCAGGATTCACCAGGTCCTCATCGAGGAGAGCGTCATCGGCTGGAAGGAGATCGAGTTCGAGGTGATGCGCGATGCGGCCGATACCTGCATCATCATATGTGGCATGGAAAATGTGGATGCAATGGGCATTCACACCGGCGAGAGTATCGTCGTTGCCCCGATTCTCACCCTGCGGGACGACGAGTTCCAGAAACTCCGCAGCGCCTCCCTGAAGATCATCCGTGCGCTTGACGTACAGGGCGGATGCAATGTCCAGCTCGCCTATAAGGACGGCGATTACCGGGTCATCGAGGTAAACCCCCGTGTTTCGCGGTCATCCGCTCTTGCATCGAAGGCGACGGGGTATCCGATCGCCCGCGTGGCGGCAAAGATCGCCATCGGCATGCGCCTCGACGAGATCATGAACACTGTTACCGGGTGCACGCCTGCGTCGTTTGAACCGGCTATCGACTATGTCGTCGTAAAGGTCCCGCGGTGGCCGTTTGACAAGTTCCCGAATGCCGACCGGACACTGACCACAGCAATGAAGTCGACGGGAGAGGTCATGGCCATCGGGCGGACACTGGAAGAGGCATTCATGAAGGCGATGCGGTCGCTCGATACGGACATCAACCGCCACACCTCAAAGTCCGAGATCCGGATGCTTCTGGCAAATCCGACCGATGAGCGGTTTGGTTGCATATTTGATGCATTCCGCGAGGGATTCACCGTCGGGGAAGTCTCAGAACTCACCTTCATCTCTCCCTTTTTCCTGGAGAAGATGAAGCATATCGTGGAGATGGAGACGGCGCTTGTCAACGGTCCGGTCAGCGATGACCTGATCATCGCGGCGAAACGGTTTGGTTTTTCAACGAAGGAGATCAGCACCCTCTCCGGGGTTTCCGAAGAACATATCTCCGGTCTTGCCCCGCTTCCGTCGTACAAGATGGTGGACACCTGCGCTGCGGAGTTCCCTGCAACAACACCCTACTTCTACTCGACATGGGAGGACGAGACCGAGGTTGTGCAGGACACGAAAGACAAGGTGCTCATCCTCGGTTCCGGCCCAATCCGGATAGGTCAGGGAATCGAGTTCGATTACTGTACGGTCCATGCCGTCAAGGCCCTCAGGGAGGAAGGGGTAGAGGTCCACATCGTCAACAACAACCCGGAGACGGTCTCCACCGATTATGATACGTCCGACCGGCTCTTCTTTGAACCAATGCAACTGGAAGACGTCGTCAATATTCTCCGATCGGATGCCTACAGCGGTGTCATGGTCCAGTTCGGCGGACAGAACTCCGTCAATCTGGCGATGCCCCTCGAGAGGGCCATGGGGGAGTACGGCCTGTCGACGAAGATTCTCGGCACAGCCCCGAATGCCATGGACCTTGCAGAAGACCGTGACCGGTTCAGCCAGCTGCTGATAAAACTGGACATCCCGTCTCCTGCGAACAGCTCTGCCTATTCCGAGGAAGAGGCAATGCGGATAGCCGAGCGGATCGGATTCCCGCTTCTGGTCCGTCCGTCCTATGTCCTCGGCGGGAGGGCAATGGAGCTCGTCCATGACGAGGTGGAGCTTCAGACCTACATCAAGGAGGCGGTCAGGGTCAGCCGCGAACATCCCGTCCTCATCGATTCGTTCCTCCAGAACGCCATTGAGATCGACGTCGATGCCGTCTGTGACGGTGACGACGTCCTCATCGGTGGCATCATGGAGCATATCGAGGAAGCGGGTGTCCACTCGGGTGATTCTGCCTGTGTAATACCTCCGCAGTCCCTCGCCCCCGCTATCATCGACACCGTCCGTGAGTACACGAAGAAACTCGCCCTCGGTATTGGTGTGGTGGGTCTCATCAACATCCAGTATGCGGTCAAGGACGGAGTCGTGTATGTGCTGGAGGCAAATCCCCGGGCAAGCCGGACCGTTCCGTTCGTCTCGAAGGCAACCGGCATGCCACTTGCAAAGATTGCAGCGAAGGCGATGCTTGGCATGAAGATACGCGATCTCGGCGTGAGTGAACCGCAGATCAGCCATGTCGCTGTCAAGGAAGTCCTTCTCCCGTTCAACAAACTCCCTGGTGTGGACATCGTTCTGGGACCCGAGATGAAGTCCACCGGAGAGGTCATGGGCATCGACTACGACTTTGGGCGTGCCTTCTACAAGGCAAGCATATCGGCAGACAACGAGATCCCGCTTGAAGGGGATGTCTTCATCTCTGTCGGTGATGCGCACAAGGATGACGTGATAGCCATTGCCCGTCAGCTTCGGGATCAGGGGCTGACGATATACGGAACCGAAGGCACGGTCGACCGCCTTGAAGAGGAAGGAATTACTGCAAACCTTGTCAGAAAGGTGCAGGAAGGATCACCGAATGTCATTGACCTGATGCGCCGCGGAGAGCTCAGCCTCATCATCAATGCTCCCACCGGCAAATACTCGCGGATGGATCATATGAAGATCATGCGGGCCGCCCTCGATTACAACATTCCGTATATCACGACGATGCAGGCGGCGTATGCAGCCACCCAGGCGATCGTAAGCCTCAAAAAGGATCAGATCACCATCGAACCGCTGTCGCATTACCACCGGTGA
- the carA gene encoding glutamine-hydrolyzing carbamoyl-phosphate synthase small subunit: MKAVLGLENGEYIIGEGFGVEGSCAGELVFTTQMGGYMEALSDPSYRGQILMFTYPLIGNYGVDEKNFQSPGIHAKGCVVRELCAVPEARPSVGDYFEEHGLLGIAGVDTRRLTIKTRVDGTLRAALVVGDDNGEYAVECARNQRPISDLDLIPEVSCRAPYRIPGTGKRIAIIDLGIKKNIARSLHRRGADLYIFPHDATADEIEAVKPEALFVTNGPGDPVHATGAIRCVQDMLGTIPVFGICMGNQVAALAVGAETYKMKFGHRGSNQPVKDVHGKIYITTQNHGFAVDGDTLPEKCEIYFTNVNDGTVEGFYSKDLNLYTVQFHPEAHAGPHDTERVIFDTFYRRIP; the protein is encoded by the coding sequence ATGAAGGCAGTCCTGGGTCTGGAAAATGGTGAATATATTATAGGAGAGGGATTCGGTGTGGAAGGTTCCTGCGCCGGAGAACTCGTATTCACGACCCAGATGGGCGGATATATGGAGGCCTTGAGTGACCCCAGCTACCGGGGTCAGATTCTCATGTTCACCTATCCGCTTATCGGTAATTACGGGGTCGATGAGAAAAATTTCCAGAGTCCGGGGATTCACGCAAAGGGGTGTGTGGTCCGCGAACTCTGTGCAGTACCCGAAGCCAGGCCGTCGGTCGGTGACTATTTTGAGGAGCATGGTCTCCTTGGCATCGCCGGTGTCGATACCCGGCGGCTGACGATCAAAACGCGCGTGGATGGTACGCTGAGGGCCGCCCTTGTTGTCGGTGACGACAACGGTGAATATGCCGTGGAGTGTGCCCGCAACCAGCGTCCGATATCCGACCTCGACCTGATACCCGAGGTATCATGTAGGGCGCCATACCGTATCCCCGGCACGGGGAAACGTATCGCCATCATCGATCTCGGGATAAAGAAGAATATCGCACGGAGTCTGCACCGCAGGGGTGCTGACCTCTATATATTCCCGCACGATGCAACGGCGGATGAAATCGAGGCTGTGAAGCCAGAGGCGCTTTTCGTCACAAACGGGCCGGGGGACCCCGTCCACGCCACGGGAGCAATCAGGTGTGTCCAGGATATGCTGGGAACCATCCCGGTCTTCGGCATATGCATGGGGAACCAGGTGGCGGCTCTTGCCGTGGGTGCAGAGACCTACAAGATGAAATTCGGTCACCGGGGTTCGAACCAGCCGGTAAAGGACGTGCACGGAAAGATCTACATCACCACCCAGAACCATGGGTTCGCCGTCGATGGGGACACGCTCCCCGAAAAATGTGAAATTTACTTCACCAATGTCAATGACGGGACGGTCGAGGGGTTCTACTCGAAGGATCTGAACCTCTACACCGTGCAGTTCCACCCCGAAGCCCACGCCGGGCCGCATGATACGGAACGGGTGATCTTCGATACATTCTACAGGAGGATACCCTGA
- a CDS encoding PEGA domain-containing protein, whose product MGANNVAAGWPQSGRTALLLCAILGVAFISCVSAAGASQGAELEWQYTAGTNFYDCDISQDGMYVATGTYNSQVMLFTIEGERLWGRDAGSPVWGVAVSSGAEYVAAGTEKGDLCVYDGTGILLWSESFGGTVNDVAITADGSRIAVACSDGYLYLFDDAGNEVWKFRTSGWVLSTSISEDGSYVVAGTRDFVINVFDSNGERLWYQKIDGQVFGVDISPDGESLIAGGNDAYAYVYDFNGNQIKKIAPSSKVNDVSAARMGAYYALAQNDNIASVYDNNVMAIAKRAASSAVNGVSLSGDGTRLAAASSDGNLYVYSLPAPVMPTPYVPTATPEPEPTSLPAGVGILSVGSAPAGATVYVDNQMEGITPVDLTIAAGSHTLLVRLDGYADWQSSVTVIEGETVAIAPDLSPLATPTPAPVCMMGIILALGIVGFAMCHRKKN is encoded by the coding sequence ATGGGAGCGAACAATGTGGCGGCCGGATGGCCGCAGTCTGGAAGAACGGCACTCCTTTTATGCGCCATCCTCGGGGTGGCGTTCATATCCTGTGTGAGCGCCGCAGGGGCATCACAGGGTGCCGAGCTCGAATGGCAGTATACCGCAGGGACGAATTTTTATGACTGCGACATCTCGCAGGACGGGATGTATGTTGCGACGGGGACCTATAATTCCCAGGTGATGCTCTTCACCATCGAGGGTGAACGTCTCTGGGGGCGTGATGCAGGCTCCCCGGTCTGGGGGGTTGCGGTCTCATCAGGAGCGGAGTATGTGGCTGCGGGTACAGAGAAAGGGGATCTGTGTGTCTATGATGGGACAGGAATCCTCCTCTGGTCCGAATCATTCGGCGGGACGGTGAATGATGTGGCGATCACCGCTGATGGCTCGCGCATAGCCGTTGCATGCAGCGACGGGTACCTGTATCTCTTTGACGATGCCGGAAACGAGGTGTGGAAGTTCCGTACCTCCGGGTGGGTGCTGTCAACGAGCATCTCGGAAGATGGCAGCTACGTTGTTGCCGGAACCCGTGACTTCGTCATCAATGTCTTCGACAGTAACGGTGAACGGCTCTGGTATCAGAAGATCGACGGGCAGGTATTTGGTGTTGACATCTCCCCCGATGGGGAGAGCCTGATCGCCGGCGGCAACGATGCGTATGCCTATGTCTATGATTTCAACGGGAACCAGATCAAGAAGATTGCACCGTCATCAAAGGTGAACGATGTCTCGGCGGCCCGCATGGGCGCCTACTATGCCCTTGCGCAGAATGACAACATCGCCTCCGTCTATGACAACAACGTCATGGCGATTGCCAAGCGGGCGGCCTCGAGTGCCGTGAACGGGGTCTCCCTCTCCGGCGACGGCACACGCCTTGCGGCGGCATCCTCCGACGGAAACCTGTATGTCTATTCCCTTCCCGCGCCCGTGATGCCGACGCCATATGTGCCGACGGCGACACCCGAACCAGAGCCGACGTCCCTCCCCGCCGGGGTGGGAATTCTCTCCGTCGGGTCGGCACCAGCCGGTGCGACGGTCTATGTCGACAACCAGATGGAAGGGATAACGCCGGTGGACCTCACTATTGCGGCTGGCTCCCATACCCTTCTCGTGCGCCTTGACGGGTACGCCGACTGGCAGAGTTCGGTCACGGTCATCGAAGGGGAGACGGTTGCAATAGCACCGGACCTGAGTCCTCTGGCGACACCGACACCAGCACCTGTCTGCATGATGGGCATTATTCTTGCCCTTGGCATCGTCGGCTTTGCCATGTGCCACAGGAAAAAGAATTAA